A genome region from Arthrobacter sp. V1I9 includes the following:
- a CDS encoding DUF6531 domain-containing protein, protein MTEFVEMPLLPASDASNGGRFSYAVAEVVQSVFESAATRVEGQAGSRASYVSAAKTDFRGHFSELFAVNAATAAGDAEALASAMRTVAGYVGQMIEAAHEEDNRRRWNNEWVREHNDRNGFEQVRDWFFGEAERPNADPGPAPTFAPPSPHLGSRENPAPGGGYGGGTSSARPADLRSFATGSRDLDDSLAAEPGSLEGQMSSFASACDWGSIDASGVISAYRRYLRANENDAVWAVTVADAFAAAGGEGAVSSVSDAAVNAALAAAGVSAIRSSLAIDPPTAAGAMPTSGYANDPVNTATGNFIEPETDLGFAGAASNLVFSRMYNSLGSGLDRDGVFGPGWASVLDQSLVLSDEGCRWVMADGRAVDFPREGTGWARGVGENYWLTSEPSTDAVFKELGSVPAGTAELLVVRDNQGSWWAYSPAGVWLGAGSGPGRTVSVLREAPADGGSAGVVSRLEHVRGRFLEVDYAAGRVAVVRASDGRRVEYGYDAAGRLVSVGTEVGTRTYRWNEAGLVDAVYSAAGVLEAENTYDELGRVVLQVTQHGRRVRFAYLPGRVTVVSDEDGTRSNSWIADAKGRLVGVLDSHDQRQSMAYDTHGNLVSFTERDGAVTVHAYDERGRKTRTVTPEGADLTYGWDEKDRITTLVTASGAVVSYEYADDLSRDPAVVRDALGGLTELQWRDGLLNRVVDPAGVAVEFAYDGFGDLVATRNAAGDTARIVRDDAGRPMRAISPSGAETRFSYDAAGLLVRREDPDGAVWTFEHDAAGRTTAFTAPDGGRTGMEYAANGELVRTIDPLGRTIERVFDELGNVTAAVLPDGAQWGFAHDTLSRLIGITDPAGHDWAREYDKVGALAAVVDPTGVRTDATTDHRAGTATLTDAFASSTYTFDEFGRPTKVEAADGSAELVSYDAAGNPVELVDGEGRLTVLGRDVAGKIISVTSPAGALTRYEYDGCGRPWRTTDPLGAVTELAYDADQRVIARTLPTGEVETFEYDPCGRLIARRTPGQGLSRYGYDRRGRLSFSQDTWYGTRRFKYNTAGELIETVNGVGGRTRFEYDVRGRLVRITDPNGGVTTRTYTATDLVDSVTDPLGRVTTATYDPAGRQLSQTDPDGHTTTWTYDRAGREASTTVDGKRITSIERDLLRRRVVITDHTGPDGLAVEHELGFDRCGRLTSRTRGAQGLSWEYDPDGNRTSFTDARGTTTTYTRDAAGQIIAVANPLLGDASFSYDAAGRITAATAGDLVQEWAYRNGALAEHTRVDRAGSGATDVTLIGRNDDGRITGLARSGAVTRYGYDGAGQMVTATTTGSDEPGATAVVLGWEYDAGGRLLREALPDGSRVYGYDAAGQLLSVTEPDGSRTEYVHDGLGRRTRLIGPDGSWTEYAWGPTGLLGGSVVRDRDGAEVSRHSLWVDALGELAAVDRSELWWDTANPVPTLAGIGGGQVLSLPGGVTGVGEAWTAPGWRAARPTDPADPWAVVGTTTIPAPAFGSAAGAGAVAGLAGVLPAGITLTGNGGVDIAGLEWLGARAYDPASRGFLSTDPLAPVLGAGWDGNPYAYAGNNPLNTTDPTGLRPLTDDELKAYDKSAESHWEYVVAGIAVAGGIAALFVPGLNIIAAGAIAGALASGGISAFSQKAQNGTVDWWSVLGNTAVGAVTGAAGGGAAMWAKGLVATAPAGQAAAAMGVSAGANGAVGAGTGGLGYLSQNGWQIRDGWGFAGKVAGGGFSGAVGGLAGPAGGSLALRLSQPANGLGANVGTAVISGVGSATGSMLENIVAGDKVDLQKAGVTGAFGAGASGLTSFTSAGVSALPVGRVPIVSQHGVDTLRQMPYFAPRTWSGMFNPNQTNTVGLWNGGLLGGTVGFGGDALQNRLGL, encoded by the coding sequence GTGACCGAATTCGTTGAGATGCCGTTGTTACCGGCGTCGGATGCTTCCAATGGCGGGCGGTTCAGCTACGCCGTGGCTGAGGTGGTGCAATCGGTGTTCGAATCCGCGGCCACCCGGGTTGAGGGGCAGGCGGGATCTCGGGCTTCCTACGTATCAGCGGCGAAAACGGACTTCAGGGGCCATTTTTCGGAGCTGTTTGCGGTAAACGCTGCAACGGCTGCCGGGGACGCGGAGGCGCTGGCGTCGGCCATGCGGACCGTTGCAGGCTACGTGGGGCAGATGATCGAGGCAGCGCACGAGGAAGATAACCGGCGCCGGTGGAACAACGAATGGGTCCGGGAGCACAACGACCGGAACGGGTTCGAACAAGTCAGGGACTGGTTTTTTGGCGAGGCAGAGCGGCCCAACGCGGATCCGGGCCCGGCCCCGACCTTTGCTCCGCCGTCCCCTCACCTGGGCTCCCGGGAAAATCCGGCGCCGGGTGGTGGGTACGGAGGAGGGACTTCCTCGGCCCGGCCGGCCGACCTTCGCTCCTTCGCGACCGGTTCACGCGACCTGGACGACAGCCTGGCTGCGGAACCGGGTTCTCTGGAGGGGCAGATGTCCTCGTTCGCGTCCGCCTGCGACTGGGGTTCCATCGACGCGTCCGGCGTGATCAGTGCTTACCGGCGGTATTTGCGGGCGAATGAAAACGACGCCGTCTGGGCGGTTACGGTAGCGGATGCCTTCGCAGCCGCGGGCGGCGAGGGTGCCGTCTCCAGCGTTTCGGACGCTGCGGTGAACGCTGCGTTGGCTGCGGCAGGGGTCAGCGCCATCCGGTCCTCACTCGCTATTGATCCGCCCACGGCGGCGGGTGCAATGCCCACCAGCGGTTACGCCAACGACCCGGTGAACACCGCGACGGGTAACTTCATTGAACCGGAAACGGATCTGGGGTTCGCCGGGGCTGCCTCGAACCTGGTGTTCTCGCGGATGTATAACTCGTTGGGTTCGGGCCTGGACCGGGACGGGGTTTTCGGGCCGGGGTGGGCGTCGGTCCTGGACCAGTCCCTGGTGCTTTCGGATGAGGGCTGCCGTTGGGTGATGGCTGATGGGCGGGCGGTGGATTTCCCTCGCGAGGGCACCGGTTGGGCCCGGGGGGTGGGGGAGAATTACTGGCTCACCAGCGAGCCGAGCACCGATGCTGTTTTCAAGGAGCTGGGCTCCGTGCCCGCGGGCACGGCGGAGCTCCTCGTGGTCCGTGACAACCAGGGGTCCTGGTGGGCCTACAGCCCCGCCGGTGTGTGGCTTGGTGCCGGTTCCGGTCCGGGGAGGACCGTGTCGGTCCTTCGGGAGGCACCGGCCGACGGCGGCAGCGCCGGTGTAGTCAGCCGGCTTGAACACGTGCGGGGCCGCTTCCTCGAGGTTGACTACGCAGCGGGCCGTGTCGCCGTCGTGCGCGCCTCCGACGGCCGCCGCGTCGAATACGGCTACGACGCCGCGGGCCGTTTGGTCAGCGTGGGCACTGAGGTGGGCACCCGGACGTATCGGTGGAACGAGGCCGGGCTGGTCGATGCCGTGTACTCCGCCGCGGGTGTTCTTGAAGCGGAAAACACTTACGACGAGCTCGGCCGGGTGGTCCTGCAGGTGACCCAGCACGGGCGCCGGGTCCGGTTCGCGTACCTGCCGGGCCGGGTCACGGTGGTCTCGGACGAGGACGGCACGCGCTCCAATTCGTGGATCGCCGATGCCAAGGGCCGCCTGGTGGGCGTGCTGGATTCCCATGATCAGCGGCAGTCGATGGCGTACGACACCCACGGGAACCTGGTGTCCTTCACCGAACGTGACGGGGCGGTCACGGTGCACGCGTACGACGAACGTGGCCGGAAGACCCGGACGGTGACTCCGGAGGGTGCGGACCTGACCTATGGCTGGGATGAGAAGGACCGGATCACCACCTTGGTGACCGCCTCCGGTGCGGTCGTGTCCTATGAGTACGCTGATGATCTCTCCCGGGACCCTGCCGTGGTCCGGGATGCGCTGGGCGGGCTTACCGAACTGCAATGGCGGGACGGGCTGCTGAACCGGGTGGTGGACCCGGCCGGGGTGGCCGTCGAGTTCGCCTACGACGGGTTTGGCGACCTTGTCGCTACCCGGAACGCCGCAGGCGATACGGCAAGGATCGTCCGCGACGACGCCGGCCGCCCCATGAGGGCTATCAGCCCGTCCGGGGCCGAGACGCGTTTTAGCTACGACGCCGCCGGGCTGCTGGTGCGCCGTGAGGATCCGGACGGCGCAGTGTGGACCTTCGAACACGATGCCGCGGGCAGGACCACGGCGTTCACCGCCCCGGACGGCGGCCGCACCGGAATGGAATACGCCGCCAACGGTGAACTGGTCCGCACTATAGACCCCCTGGGCCGGACTATTGAACGGGTCTTCGACGAACTCGGCAACGTCACCGCCGCGGTGCTGCCCGACGGTGCCCAGTGGGGATTCGCTCACGACACGCTCTCCCGGCTGATCGGTATCACGGATCCCGCCGGTCACGACTGGGCCCGGGAGTACGACAAGGTCGGAGCCCTGGCCGCCGTCGTCGACCCCACCGGGGTCCGCACGGACGCCACAACGGACCACAGAGCCGGCACGGCGACACTGACGGACGCATTCGCGTCATCGACGTACACTTTCGATGAGTTCGGGCGCCCCACCAAGGTCGAAGCCGCGGACGGGTCCGCGGAGCTGGTCAGCTATGACGCGGCCGGGAACCCGGTGGAGCTGGTCGACGGTGAAGGCAGGCTGACCGTGTTGGGCCGGGACGTGGCGGGAAAGATCATCTCGGTCACCTCACCTGCCGGCGCCCTCACGCGGTACGAGTACGACGGGTGCGGACGGCCCTGGCGCACCACCGACCCGCTCGGCGCGGTCACGGAACTGGCCTACGACGCCGACCAACGAGTCATTGCGCGGACGTTGCCGACGGGCGAGGTCGAGACGTTCGAGTACGACCCGTGCGGGCGCCTGATTGCCCGCCGCACCCCGGGCCAGGGACTCTCCCGGTACGGGTATGACCGGCGCGGGCGTCTGAGCTTTTCCCAGGACACCTGGTACGGGACCCGCCGGTTCAAATACAACACCGCCGGTGAACTGATCGAGACGGTCAACGGTGTGGGCGGGCGGACCCGGTTCGAGTACGACGTCCGCGGCCGGCTGGTCCGGATCACCGACCCGAACGGCGGGGTCACCACCCGGACCTACACGGCAACGGACCTCGTGGACTCGGTCACCGACCCGCTCGGGCGGGTCACCACCGCCACGTACGATCCTGCCGGGCGGCAGCTGTCCCAAACCGATCCGGACGGGCACACCACCACGTGGACGTACGACCGGGCCGGCCGCGAAGCCAGCACCACGGTGGACGGGAAGCGGATCACTTCGATCGAGCGGGACCTGCTCCGCCGCCGGGTGGTCATCACCGATCACACCGGCCCGGACGGGTTGGCCGTGGAACACGAACTCGGCTTTGACCGGTGCGGCCGGCTGACCTCGCGCACCCGTGGGGCGCAGGGCCTGTCCTGGGAATACGACCCGGACGGGAACCGGACCAGCTTCACCGACGCGCGCGGGACCACCACCACCTATACCCGCGACGCCGCGGGGCAGATCATCGCGGTGGCCAACCCCCTCCTGGGGGACGCGTCCTTTAGCTACGACGCCGCAGGGCGGATCACCGCCGCCACGGCCGGGGACCTCGTCCAGGAATGGGCCTACCGCAACGGCGCCCTCGCTGAGCACACTCGGGTTGACCGGGCCGGTTCCGGTGCGACCGACGTGACGCTGATCGGCCGCAATGACGACGGCAGGATCACCGGGCTGGCCCGGTCCGGTGCAGTCACCCGGTACGGATATGACGGCGCCGGGCAAATGGTTACCGCCACCACCACAGGTTCCGACGAGCCCGGGGCCACGGCTGTGGTGTTGGGGTGGGAGTACGACGCCGGCGGGCGGCTTCTGCGTGAGGCGCTCCCGGACGGGTCCAGGGTTTACGGTTACGACGCTGCCGGGCAGCTCCTGTCCGTCACGGAACCCGACGGGTCCCGGACAGAGTATGTCCACGATGGTTTGGGCCGCCGCACCCGGTTGATCGGACCGGACGGATCCTGGACCGAATACGCGTGGGGTCCCACCGGACTTCTGGGCGGTTCCGTGGTGCGGGACCGTGACGGGGCTGAGGTGTCCCGGCACTCGCTGTGGGTTGACGCGCTAGGTGAGCTTGCCGCCGTCGACCGTTCAGAACTCTGGTGGGACACCGCCAACCCCGTCCCCACCCTGGCCGGTATTGGTGGCGGGCAGGTCCTTTCCCTGCCCGGCGGTGTTACAGGTGTGGGGGAGGCCTGGACTGCGCCGGGCTGGCGCGCAGCCCGGCCCACCGACCCAGCTGATCCCTGGGCTGTTGTTGGCACCACGACAATTCCCGCTCCCGCGTTTGGGAGCGCTGCTGGTGCGGGTGCTGTGGCTGGTCTGGCGGGTGTGCTGCCTGCCGGGATTACGCTGACAGGTAACGGCGGCGTGGATATCGCGGGGCTGGAGTGGCTCGGGGCCCGGGCGTACGACCCTGCCAGCCGTGGTTTCCTATCAACGGATCCTTTGGCTCCTGTCCTCGGCGCTGGCTGGGATGGGAACCCGTACGCCTACGCCGGCAACAACCCCCTGAACACGACCGATCCTACGGGACTTCGGCCCTTGACCGACGACGAACTGAAGGCCTACGACAAATCGGCCGAGAGCCATTGGGAGTACGTTGTTGCGGGAATTGCCGTCGCGGGCGGCATTGCCGCGTTGTTCGTTCCAGGGCTCAACATTATTGCTGCGGGAGCCATTGCGGGAGCGCTGGCGTCTGGAGGGATATCGGCGTTTTCCCAGAAAGCGCAAAATGGGACTGTCGACTGGTGGTCGGTCCTCGGTAACACGGCCGTAGGAGCAGTTACCGGTGCTGCAGGTGGCGGCGCGGCCATGTGGGCCAAAGGTTTGGTAGCTACAGCCCCGGCAGGTCAAGCGGCGGCAGCGATGGGAGTAAGCGCCGGCGCTAACGGTGCCGTCGGCGCCGGAACCGGTGGGCTCGGCTACCTTTCCCAAAATGGTTGGCAAATTCGAGATGGTTGGGGTTTTGCAGGGAAAGTTGCAGGTGGCGGCTTTTCAGGAGCCGTCGGCGGTCTTGCTGGGCCTGCGGGCGGGAGCCTGGCATTGCGTCTGTCCCAACCTGCGAACGGTTTGGGTGCCAACGTCGGAACCGCGGTCATCAGTGGGGTTGGTTCGGCCACTGGCTCTATGTTGGAAAACATCGTTGCCGGCGACAAAGTAGATCTTCAGAAAGCCGGAGTTACGGGTGCATTCGGCGCGGGCGCTTCGGGGCTTACAAGCTTTACTAGTGCCGGTGTTTCCGCCCTACCCGTGGGCCGGGTACCAATAGTCAGCCAGCATGGGGTGGATACACTCCGGCAGATGCCGTACTTCGCTCCTCGAACTTGGAGCGGCATGTTCAACCCCAATCAAACCAATACAGTGGGACTGTGGAACGGCGGCCTGTTGGGCGGCACCGTTGGATTTGGCGGGGACGCGCTCCAGAACCGCCTAGGGTTGTGA